TTACTTCTTGGTTTGACACGCCATTTTACCACATTTTATACAAAGATAGAGATGATACCGAAGCACAACATTTTATGGATACGCTTACGGATTATTTGAACATTCCGGAAAATGGAAAAATACTGGATTTGGCTTGTGGCCGTGGTAGACATGCAGTGTACTTAAACTCTCTAGGCTTTGATGTTACAGGTGCCGATTTGAGCGAAAATAGCATTAGCTACGCCAAACAGTTTGAAAATGACACCTTACATTTTGATGTGCACGATATGTGTAAGCCTTACAACAAACCCTTTGATGCTATTTTTAATTTATTCACTAGTTTTGGGTATTTTGAGAAAGATGCATACAATTTACATACCATAAATGCAATTAAAACCGATTTAAATGAAACCGGATTTGGCGTTATAGATTTTATGAATAGTGAATTTGTTATAGACAATTTAGTGCCCGAAGAAGTAAAAACGGTTGATGGTATAAATTTCAACTTAAAACGTTATGTGAAGGATGGCTATATTGTAAAAAACATTAGCTTTACTGCCGATGGTGAAGATTTCGAGTTTCAAGAACGCGTTAGGGCTTTTACTTTAGCCGACTTTGAAGCGTTTTTTGAGCAAGCTGGTGTTTTTTTGTTAGATATTTTTGGCGATTATAAATTGCATAAATACAACGCCAAAACATCCGAGCGTTTAGTGATGATTTTTAAATAATATTAATTTAATTTTAAGCAGGTTTTATTTTAAATGAACAAATTTCTGTTTCCAATTCTGGCTGTTATTCTAGGCTTTATTTTAGCGAATGTTACTAAAAATCAAAAATCTTGGAATAACAAGCTACTGCTCTCTTTCAGTGGCTCGTTTTTATTAGCATTAACTCTTTTTGAATTACTTCCTGAAGTATACGAGCACTTAGACTCCAAACGTTCTGGGCTATTTATTATGTGCGGTATTATGCTCCAAATTGTATTGGAGTTGTTTTCTAAAGGTGCCGAACATGGGCATGTACACATCCATAAACACGCCACCGTTTTTCCATGGTCGTTGTTTATTAGTTTGTGTATTCATAGTTTTTTAGAAGGTTTTTCTATTCATGACCACAATGATATGGTTTACGGTATTTTGGTACATAAAATTCCTATTGCAACCTTAATCACCATGTTTTTACTTCAATCTAGTTATACTAAAACACAAATAGCCGGCTTTTTATTAGTTTTTGCTTTTATGACGCCTTTAGGCACTTATATAGGCAATACTTGGGAAGCTGTTGCGGCATATTCACAAATTATTAATGCTTTTGTTATAGGTATCTTTTTTCATATTTCTACCACCATTTTATTTGAAAGCGGCGAAGGGCATAAATTTAATTTATCTAAATTTATATCTATTGTTGTAGGTGTTGGAGTGGCATATTTGATTTGAGGCTTTAGACAAAATTATAAACTTTGAAGCCCTAAGCTTTGAAACTTTGAATCTTTTAAAAATGTTTTCAAAAGAAGAATCTAGATTATTACGTCAAGAATTTTGGACAAGTTTTGGGAAATCGTTTCCTAGAAAATGGATTTTGTACGACACGAAATTAAAAGGATTTAGTTTTAAATTTCATTTTGATACAAAAACAGCATTGGTGGCTATTGACTTGGAGGACGATTTAGAATTCCGAATAAAGTATTGGGAAAAACTGCTGGCTTTAAAATCAATTCTTTTAGACGATTTTTTACCTGAAGCTATTTTTGAAGAAGCTTATTTTCTTGAAAACGAAAAAGAAATTTCTAGAATTTACATACCCTTAGAACAAAAAGTCTCTATTCATAACAAAAATACTTGGCGTGATGTTATGGAATTCTTTAATGAAAAGATGAACTTATTTGAAGCTTTTTTTGAGGAGTATAAAGATGTGATTGAGGGTTGAAGCTTTAGGCAAAATTGTTAATTGTTAATTTTCAATCGCTTTTACCATTTCATAATCGTCCATTATAAAGCCATTGCCAATATCTGTAACTATTTCTTTGGTTTTAATAAATCCCATTTTTTTATAAGCAAGAATAGAAGAAGTATTAAACTTATTCACATGCAGTATTACTTTTTTCAGTTGGAATGAGTTCGTCAATTCCGTAACATATTGCATCGCTGCTTTTCCTATTTTCTTTCCACGATAATCATTTAACACATACAGTTTACTTAGAAATAGAAAATCAATTTCTTTTTTAACCCCTAGATAGCCTACAGGAATATTATTATAAGTGATACAAAAAAACAAAAATCCTTGATTAACTTGATCTTCTAATGCCTGCACTGAATTATATTTAATAAGCATATACTCAATTTGTTCTAAACTAATTATTGATATGTAATGCTCAAGCCAAATAATATCAGCCAGCTTTGAAATACTTTTAAAATCAGTTAAACTTAATGCTGGTTTTATTTTAATCATAAACTATTCCGTAAAAATCAATAATAAAATGAAAAACAATGAGATTCATGCTTTTGAAGGAATGAAAAAAAGATCAATTAAATAACATAAAAGAATATCATAAAAAAATGAAATACTGCGCCAGCAAGCACAAATAAATGCCAAATAACATGATTATAAGGAATTTTCTTTATCGCATAAAATATAATACCAACAGTATACGATAATCCACCAGCAAATAATAGCAATATACCATTACTCTCCATTTGTATTGAAAGGTTTGTGAAATCGAACACAATAAGCCACCCCATTACTAAATATAACAACGTTGAAAATATTTCGAACCTTCCCGTAAAGAACAGTTTTAAAATAACGCCAAAAAAAGCGATACCCCATACTATATAAAATAAGGTCCACCCTAAACTTTGGGGTAACGTAATTAATAATATAGGTGTATAAGTTCCCGCAATAAGAAAGTAAATACTAATGTGATCTACAATGCGGAAGTAATGTTTTTTAACTTCGTCTTTTACAGAATGAAATACCGTTGAAGCGGTAAACAAAGTAATAATAGAAATGCCATAAACAATAACACTAAATAAACTCCAATCCGTTTTATAGCTGTTGAAAATAATAAGAGAAACCAATCCTAAAACACCAAAAACAGCTCCAATGGCATGAGAAATGGCATTTAATAGCTCTTGAAATGGTGTTTGTTTATGAATGGACAACTTTTATTTTTTCTGCTTATCTAACCAAATTTCAGTTAATTCGTAAAAATTATATTCTTCTGCTGCTTTTTGTCTAACCAATAATCCATCTTTAAAACTGCGTTGTAATATATCTTCAATAAGATAATCTTCATATACATTTTTAGGGTCGAAAAGTTTTTTTAAGGAAATATCGAACATACTGGCGGTTGTATTGTACCAAAAGGCACGCCAACCACTTCGGAGTTCTTTAACGAGTCCAAACGTTGTTTTACCCGTTTGCCTATGTATTAACTTTACTAAAATTTGACCTTCGGTACGTGATAATTTTTTCAATTCATCAGAAAACTCGCCTTCAATATATTTTTGAATCATTTTAGTGTAACGTCGCTTCTCACTTGCTTTTTTCATCGACTCCAACCTTGTACTTAAAGAATCCAACCTTTCAGAAGCTAATTTGGCATAGGGATATACTTTAAGTGTTTTCCGGCGTAAGATCAAATACTTAATACGGTCTGCATTACTAGGAAATTTTAAATCGCCAAGTATATAAATAGGATTTAAATTGACTATAGTTTGAGGTACCGAATCGCCCTCAATAAACATGTATTGATATTCCGAAGCATCCTCATCATCATCTTTAGCTTGGGCAAAGAAAAAAATAGGACAAACTAAAAATAGATATATTATAAAATTCTTCATAAAAACATTGGAGCAATAATCTACCAAATTTAACAAATTACACTATTAAACCATTTTTTTTACCTATTTATTTTATTGATAAAAAAAATTCAGACGCAACCTAAGACAATTAAAATAATTATTAACTATATAAAACAATAATTATTTTAATTATGTTAGTTTGTATTTAATATTATTAATTTAGTGCAAAACTTTAATAAAAGACGATGAAGAGCATTTTAAACAAAAAGTCTATGGACTTTTTAGAATCATATTTAAACAATGCAGCGCCTACAGGATATGAATGGACTGGGCAAAAACTGTGGATGGATTACTTAAAACCTTATGTTGATGAGTTTATTACAGATACCTATGGTACAGCTGTAGGCATTATAAACCCGAAAGCAAAATATAAAGTTGTTATTGAAGGCCATGCAGATGAAATTTCTTGGTATGTGAATTATATTTCGGATAACGGATTGATTTATGTTATTAGAAATGGTGGAAGCGATCACCAAATAGCGCCGAGTAAGGTTGTAAATATTCACACAAAAAATGGCATTGTAAAAGGTGTTTTTGGTTGGCCAGCCATCCACACAAGAGACAAATCGAATGAAGAAGCTCCTAAACCTGATAATATTTTTATCGATTGCGGTTGTAAAACCAAAGAAGATGTTGAAACATTAGGTGTACATGTTGGTTGCGTTATCACCTACCCAGATGAATTCCATATTTTAAACGGTGATAAATTTGTATGTCGTGCATTAGATAACCGCATGGGTGGTTTTATGATTGCCGAAGTGGCTCGTTTATTAAAAGAAAATAAAAAAACATTGCCTTTCGGACTTTACATTGTTAATGCTGTACAAGAAGAAATTGGTTTACGTGGTGCCGAAATGATTACGCAAACCATTAAACCCAATGTGGCTATTGTTACCGATGTTACTCACGATACCACTACACCCATGATTGAAAAGAAATCACAAGGCGATTTAGAAATGGGTAAAGGCCCAGTAATTGCTTATGCACCCGCGGTACAACAAAAGCTTCGTGATTTAATTACAGATACGGCCGAAGCTAAAAAAATACCATTTCAACGCAACGCTTTGTCGCGTGCAACAGGTACTGATACCGATGCTTTTGCTTATAGTAATGGCGGTGTTGCTTCTGCTTTAATTTCATTACCACTTCGCTACATGCACACCACTGTAGAAATGGTACATAGAGAAGATGTAGAAAACGTTATAAAACTTATTTACGAAAGTTTACTTAATATAGAAGAGGGAGAAACCTTTAGTTATTTTAAATAATTTTTAATTTAAACGTCATTGCGAAGAGGTACGACGAAGCAATCTGTTGGTTCTTTGTTCCATACTAAACTTTAGAATAAGTTTCATAAGATTGCTTCGCTCTTTTTCTAGTAAAAAAGCTCGTAATGACGTTTCATAATTCTTTATGGACGAATACATAGACATTGTAGATAAGCAAGGAAACCCCACAGGAAAATCGGAACTAAAATCAATAGTTCACCAAAAAGGATATTTCCACCATACGTCACATGTTTGGTTTTACACTAAAAATGGAGAGGTGTTATTATCACAACGTTCAGCAAAAAAAACTATTTGTCCGCTTATGTGGGATGTGTCAGTTGCAGGACATATAGATGCAGGTGAAACTCCTAAACAAGCTGCCATTAGAGAAGCTGAGGAAGAAATAGGCCTCATAATTTCAGAAAATAAATTACAATCTATTGGTGTTTTCGAATGTTTTCAAACTTATGATAATGGTATGGTAGATAATGAATTTCACAACACCTTTATTGCCGAAATTTCAGTCCCGCTTTCAAAATTAACACTCCAAGAAGAAGAGGTTGAAGCTTTAAAATTTGTTACGCTAGATGCCTTTAAAAAACTAATAAAAAATATTGGGGAAGATAATCACTTTGTGCCTTCTAATAAAGCTTATTACGAGTTGGTGTGGCAAAATATTATAAAAAAAACAGCTTAATTCAACCACATGAATCTACTCATTTTTGCCATTGCTCCTATTTTTATTGTTATCTTCTATATCTATTTAAAAGATAAATATGAGAAAGAGCCTAAACGTTTATTATTATATAATTTTTTATTAGGTGCCATCGTTAGCATTCTTATTACAATCATTATGTACTATGGTTTTAATATATTCCTCCCTATTACTGATCAAACTAGTGTTTTACAACAATTTATAAAAGCATTTTTTGTAGTTGGTTTTACCGAGGAGTTAAGTAAATACCTTATAGTTCTTTATTACTCACAAACTCATAACGAATTTGATGAACCTTTTGACGGGATTGTTTACGCTGTTATGGTATCGATGGGTTTTGCTGCAACCGAAAATATTTTTTATGTGCTAGAAGGCGGAATAACAACAGCTTTTTTAAGAGCATTAACAGCAGTACCTGCACATGCTACTTTTGGAGTATTAATGGGTTACTTTATGGGGAAGGCTAAATTTTCGAAGAATAAAATTATTCTAAATTTAGCAGGCTTATTACTCGCTATATTATTTCATGGCACCTACGACTTTTTCTTATTTATAGATTTCATTCCTGGTGTTTGGATAGGAGCCTTTATTTCGCTATTTATTGGTGTTCTATTATCTAGAAAAGCCATAAAAAGTCATCAATTAAACTCTAATTTTAAAGTTTAATACTTATAAATCTTATAAAAATGGATGTTTCAAAAGAATTAATAAAAGCTACAAACTTACTTTTAGAAATAGCATCACTACTCATGGTTTCTGGAGCCAATACAATAAGAGTCAATTTGAGCATCAATAGATTTGCTGCTGGGTTAAATTTTAAAACCTCATGCTTTATAAGTCATAAAAGTATTATTATGACATTATATCAAGAAGATTCTACTCTAAGCTGTACAAGAGTAAAAAACATTCCACCACATGCTATCAATTTTTCTATCATTTCAGCCATTAGTAAAGCCAGTTGGGGTGCCATAAACGAAAACTGGACACTTAAACAAATTTCTAATGAAATTGAAAAAATAAGAACCCAAAAAAGATATTCGAAACTAACCGTTCTTATAGCTGTAAGTTTTGCCGGTGCTGGTTTTTGCAATATTTTTAAAGGTGATTATTTAAACATGCTTGTGGCATTTATTAGTACATTTATTGGACTACTGGTTTTTCAGTTAACCCATAAAGAAAAGTTCAATGTATATATCCGTATATTTTTTAGTTCTTTTATAGCCTCGCTATGTGCAGGAATTGGCATTATTTATAATATTGGTGCGAACCCTCAAACAGCTTTAGCTACATCTATTTTATTCTTAGTTCCTGGTGTTGCACTCATTAATTCATTCACCGATTTATTAGATAATAATATAATAAATGGTATGGTACGTTTTACAACAGGACTTATGACCGTACTTGCCATTGCGCTAGGTTTATTTATAACCATGCTAATTTTTCAATTAAACTGATATGATGGAAATAATCTTGAAATTATTAGAAGTTGCTGCTTGGTCTGGAGTGGCTGCTATAGGTTTTGGAATACTTTTTAACATTCCAAAAGGAACCATTATTACTGTTTTTATTTTAGGGTTTACTGCTGGCTTAATTAAATTTACCCTCTTAAAATTTAATCTAAACATTGTATTGTCCACTTTTATTGCCGTGCTTTTTGTGGCTGTAGTTAGTATGCCCATTTCTCATAAAATACATCATCCTCCAGTGGTTTTTTGCATTCCACCTGTAATACCTATGATTCCAGGTTACTTTGCTTATGAAACCGTTTTATCTGTTATGAATTTTATTTTTATAGAAAAAGATATTGTTAAAAGAATAGCTCTTATAGATTCTATTTTTTATAATGGATTTACCATGTTTTTTATATTAATTTCAATAACTGCTGGGATTTCGTTACCTATGCTTTTATTGAGAAAAAGTACGGTTAAAAAGATTGATTTAGCATGAAATTAAATCTATAAAAAAAAGCAAACCAAATGGCTTGCTTTTTTTATATAGAAATTCTTGTATTAGCAGAAATTTATTAAATGTGTAAAGCTCTATCGTCTGTTGCCGCTAAAGCAGCTTCTTTAATGGCTTCTGTAAATGTTGGATGTGCATGACTCATGCGCGATACATCTTCAGCCGATGCTCTAAATTCCATAGCAACAACAGCTTCTGCAATCATATCTGCTGCACGTGCACCAATCATGTGTACGCCTAAAATTTCATCTGTTTTCTTATCTGCTAAAATTTTAACGAAACCATCCAAATCCATACTTGCTCTACTTCTACCTAAAGCACGCATAGGAAAAGAACCTACTTTGTATTCTACTCCAGCATCTTTCAATTGCTCTTCGGTTTGACCTACAGCAGCAACTTCTGGCCAAGTGTAAACAACACCCGGAATTAAGTTATAATCGATATGTGGTTTTTGTCCAGCTAAGGTTTCAGCAACAAACACGCCTTCTTCCTCTGCTTTGTGAGCTAACATAGCTCCTTTTACCACATCTCCTATTGCGTAAATGTTTGATGCACTTGTTTGTAAATGATTGTTAACTTCAATTTGGCCTCTATCAGTTAATTTTACGCCCGCTGCGTCAGCATTCAAGCCATCGGTATACGGACGACGACCAACAGCTACTAAGCAATAATCACCTTTAAACTCAATTTCTTCTCCTTTTTTATTGTCGGCTTTCACAATGACTTCATCACCTACACGCTCAACCGATTTCACTTTATGAGATATGTTAATACTAAATTTTTGTTTCTTCAATACTTTATTAAGTTCTTTTGAAAGACCAGAATCCATCGTTGGAATGATACGATCCATAAACTCAACTACAGATACTTCAGCACCTAAACGTTTGTAAACTTGGCCTAATTCTAAACCAATAACACCACCACCAATAACAATTAGATGTTTTGGTATTTCTTTAAGTTTTAAAGCTTCGGTAGATGTTATGATACGTTCTTTATCAATATTTATAAAGGGCAGACTTGAAGGTTTACTTCCAGTTGCTATAATCGTGTTTTTAGCTTCAATTTCAATAGTTTCTTCACCAGAAATTGTAATATGAGTTGCATCTTTAAAGCTTCCTAAACCTTGATAGACATCAATGTTATTCTTCTTCATTAAAAAATCAATACCACCAGTTGTTTGGTCTACCACAGCTTGTTTACGGGCAATCATTTTTTCAAGGTTCACTTTAATGTCTCCAGGAATTTCGATACCATGTTCTTCAAAATGCTTGATGGCATCTTCATAATGGTGAGAAGAGTCTAAAAGTGCTTTACTTGGAATACAACCTACGTTTAAGCAAGTACCGCCAAGAGAATTGTACTTTTCTATAATGGCTGTTTTCATGCCCAATTGTGCGCAACGAATGGCTGCCACATAGCCTCCAGGTCCTGAGCCAATAATGGCTACATCGTATGAATTCATATTATATTATTGAAGTTCGTTTATAAAAATTTGAATACAAAAATACAAATGTTTTGCGGTAAGACAATAAAAAAGAAATCTTAAATAACAGTAATTACTATTTATATTACATTCAAAATAATACCCGTTACAGATGAGAATCTTTTAAACCGACTCATTTTATTTCAACAATTATTTATTCGTTTTTATATCATTAAGTATCCAATCTAACTCAGGATCTTTATGCTGTTTTCGATCTTCAATAGTAGGAACAATAGCAACATCTGGTATGATGCCATAACCATTTGGAATTTGTTTATAAGGCGCTTCAATTTGCATTAATCCTATTCTTATGTTTAATTTAGAGTTTGGCATTTCGTAAATTTTATAAATACCAGCAACACAACCGTTATAAGCGCCACCAGTTTCTTCTCCTACAAAAACAGCTCTTTTATTAGCTTTCAAATGAGTTGACAGCAACGACGATGCTGAGAAAGAATTCCCATTAGTTATGACATACAATAATCCCTTATAATTTAATTCTTTAGGTTCTTTTTCTTTTGAAAACCTGAATTTATAATAAATTTTACCATCACTTTTATTTGTTTTCATCAAGTTTTGAGCGATAATAAACGGAGAAAGGACAACAGTTGATGCTTTAACTATAAACGGCGTAGTGTTGCTCATTAAAGATTTAAAATAAGGCAAACGGCTGTTTACTTCACTTTCTTCAACTAACTTATAATTCTTGTTCGTTAAAAAAGAATAGAGATAATCTATTTCTGCGATTCTTCCTCCTCCATTATCACGTAAATCCAAAATAAGATGTTCAGTTTTTAGTGAATCCAGTTTCTTGAAACTTTCTTTATAAAACTTCTTGTAATTACCATTAGTAAAGCTTCTCATTTTCATGTATGCAACTACACTATCTTTTCCTATGAAATCAAAATTTCGAGTATACTCTTTTTTGGCTTCTATAAAACCTCGCTTTCTATTTTCTTTACGCTTCTTTTTGGCTGCCAAACGGTTTTGACGCTTTTCTTCCTTACTCATTTTTAGAGGTATTATTGGAGCAATGGAATCGTTGTTTTTGGATTTTTCAGCTTTTAAAATACGTCTAAACGTTTTTGTAAACAGCGAATCTTTTTGTTTAAACTCAATGTCAAGACTGTCTAAAAAACCTTTGTCTTTGTAATAATACGTAGAAAAATGATTGCCCACGGCCCTGTTGTACAAGGTTTGATTATATCCATCAGAAGAAAATAGACTTTTGTATAGTTGAACTAAGTTTGTGGCAGTATCACCTTCAATTTTAAAAACTTCGTTTCCAATAACGGTTGAATCGTTTCCTTTGGTACCTACTACCCAAAGTTTGTTATCTAGATATTCAAATTCTAAATCATAAAATTCAAATTTTCGTTTCATTAATGCTTTTTTCTCTTTTTTTGTGAAACGCTTGCTTACCGAACCTACCGATATATGCCCTTGTTTTATTTGAGCCACCACAGGTGCCAATTTTTTATAAAACTCGCGTGATGGTATTGCAATTGTTATCGCTTTTTTTAAACTATCGAACTTAAAGTCTAAAATTTCCTTACTAGTATATTCATACAATTTGGGATGGTGTTTTTTTAATTGATTATAAACCTTATCGACATCACTTCTTAAACTCTCAACAGTGTGTAACTTTGTAATTTGCTCGTTATGTTTTTTAATGTTTCCGCAAGACACGAAAAACATTAAAACAACAAGAAACAGGAATTGTTTTTTCATACACTATACTACTATTTTAAGCTCTTGTAAATTACTCGTATTTTAATCAATCCAAAAAGGATTTAAATTTATTTAACGTTTCAATAAAAAGGAATGTGAGTCTAAAAATAAATTTATGTAGTTTTGTGGTCGATGCAAAAAAAAATAAACATACAAAACAAAAAAGCACGCTTTCTATATGAAATTTTAGATAAGTATACCGCTGGTATTGTACTAACGGGTACCGAAATAAAATCGATTAGAAGCAGTAAAGCCTCAATCGCAGAAAGTTTTTGTGAGTTTAATGAAAAAGGAGAGCTTTTTGTAATTAATGCCACCATTGAAGAATATGCTTTTGGTAATTATTACAACCACCGTCCAAAAGCGGAACGGAAATTGCTTCTAAATAAGCGAGAACTTAAAAAATTACATAAAGAAGTTCAAAACTCGGGGCTTACTATTATTCCGCTGCGTTTGTTTATTAATGAAAAAGGTTATGCCAAAATGGACATTGCTTTAGCTAAAGGTAAAAAGCTTTTTGATAAACGAGAAACCATAAAAGACCGCGATAGTAAACGCGATTTAGACCGTATAAAGAAAAACTTTAAATAAATTACTAATATACATATAGGTAACTAATCTGTTTAAAAATGATAAAAAAATTGCTCCTACTGGTTTTAATTTCTTTTGTATCTGTAAACATACAATCTCAAGAAAAAGGTAAAGATGCGGCCAAAGATTATACGGAGAACGTATTAACTATAGACAGTACTATCAATTCTTTATATGCAGTTATTTCGGGTGAAAAGGGCAAAAAAAGAGATTGGACACTTTTTAAATTTTTATTTCACCCAGATGGCAAATTAATTACTTCGGGCAAAAATAATGAAAGAGCATTTCAAATACGCTATATGAAACCAGACGATTATGTTAAAAGTTCTGGGAAATGGATAGTAGATAATGGTTTTATTGAAAAAGAAATTCACAGAACAGTTGATGCTTTTGGTAACATGGCACATGTGTTTAGCACATTTGAATCGTTTCACAGTAAAACTGATGAGGAACCTTTTATGCGAGGTATTAACAGTATCCAATTACTTAACGACGGTAAACGCTGGTGGATAATTAATGTGTTTTGGGATAACGAAAACCGAAGAAACCCAATACCTAGAAATTATTTACCGAAATAAAAACGTTAGTTGGTTAGTCGTTTTTTATTAAGTTGTGTGGATTAAACAACTCCACACAACTTAACAATTAATTCTTATCCTCTAACAATGGCACAAAACGGAATTCACCAAACTCGTGTTGTTCAAATTCTTTGATATCTTTTCTAATAAAAAGTGTCATAATTTGCACATCATCTCCAACAGGTATTACCAACCTACCACCTATTTTTAACTGACTTAATAAGGGCTTAGGCACAAAAGGTGCACCAGCCGTTACTATAATACTATCAAAAGGTGCTTGTTCTTTTAGGCCTTTATAACCATCTCCAAAAATAAGCTTCTTTGCGCGGTATCCTAATTTGGGTAAGAAATGATTCGTTTTTTTAAACAGCTCAAGTTGACGTTCTATACTATATACTTTAGCCCCTAATTCGCATAAAACAGCTGTTTGGTAACCGCTTCCTGTACCTATTTCTAGAATTTTATCTTCTTTTTTTACTTGCAATAATTCGGTTTGAAAAGCCACGGTATAAGGTTGCGAAATGGTTTGGTCTGCCGCAATAGGAAATGCTTTATCTTGATAGGCATGATCTAAAAAACCAGAATCCATAAACAAATGCCTAGGTATATTACCAATAGCCTTTAAAACGGCTTCATTTTTTATTCCTTTGTTTACTAATACATTAACTAACTGCTGGCGTAATCCTTTATGCTTAAAAGTATCTTTCAATGTTGGTTTGGTTTGAAGGTTAAAATTACTCAAACATTTTAAGCTTAAAAAGTTTAAATAGAAATTAATTTTATGTTGTTTTTAATCTGTTAATTACAAATTAAATATGACTACAATTTTCATAAAAGTATTTAAACGTGAGATGAACAAGACTTTTAGCAAATAGGCCCGCGTTAGGGGTTGAAGCAAGCTACCATGTAGCGCGGAAAACCCGACCCGAAGGGGAACGCACTAATATTTTTTTAACTAAAATTTCGTGTATAATAGTCAAATTCATGTTCTAAATATCTTATTTTTGTTGAAAACGTAACATATGATGCTAAAAGCTGGAGTACTTGGTGCTGGCCACCTTGGAAAAATTCATTTAAGACTTCTTAAACAATCTGATAAATATGAGCTTGTTGGTTTTTATGATGCCGATGAAAACAACGGCAAAAAAGTAGAAGCTGAATTTGGATATAAATTTTTCAATTCTATTGATGCTCTTATTGATGCTGTAGATATGGTAGATATTGTAACGCCTACCCTATCGCATTACGATTGTGCCAAAAAAGCTATTGCAAAAGGAAAACATATTTTTATTGAAAAACCTATAACAAATACCGTTGAAGAAGCTGAACATATTAGAGAACTTCTTGCTGAAAATAACCTGAGAGGGCAAGTTGGCCATGTAGAACGGTTTAACCCAGCATATTTAGCGGTGAAAGATGAGATAAAATCACCCATGTTTATAGAATCACACCGCTTAGCGGAATTTAACCCGCGTGGTACCGATGTGCCTGTGGTATTGGATTTAATGATTCATGACATTGACATTATTTTAAGTGTTGTAAAATCGAAAGTAAAAAACATTAGCGCTAGTGGTGTGGCAGTAATTAGTAACTCGCCCGATA
The genomic region above belongs to Mariniflexile litorale and contains:
- a CDS encoding threonine/serine exporter family protein; this encodes MMEIILKLLEVAAWSGVAAIGFGILFNIPKGTIITVFILGFTAGLIKFTLLKFNLNIVLSTFIAVLFVAVVSMPISHKIHHPPVVFCIPPVIPMIPGYFAYETVLSVMNFIFIEKDIVKRIALIDSIFYNGFTMFFILISITAGISLPMLLLRKSTVKKIDLA
- a CDS encoding S41 family peptidase, which produces MKKQFLFLVVLMFFVSCGNIKKHNEQITKLHTVESLRSDVDKVYNQLKKHHPKLYEYTSKEILDFKFDSLKKAITIAIPSREFYKKLAPVVAQIKQGHISVGSVSKRFTKKEKKALMKRKFEFYDLEFEYLDNKLWVVGTKGNDSTVIGNEVFKIEGDTATNLVQLYKSLFSSDGYNQTLYNRAVGNHFSTYYYKDKGFLDSLDIEFKQKDSLFTKTFRRILKAEKSKNNDSIAPIIPLKMSKEEKRQNRLAAKKKRKENRKRGFIEAKKEYTRNFDFIGKDSVVAYMKMRSFTNGNYKKFYKESFKKLDSLKTEHLILDLRDNGGGRIAEIDYLYSFLTNKNYKLVEESEVNSRLPYFKSLMSNTTPFIVKASTVVLSPFIIAQNLMKTNKSDGKIYYKFRFSKEKEPKELNYKGLLYVITNGNSFSASSLLSTHLKANKRAVFVGEETGGAYNGCVAGIYKIYEMPNSKLNIRIGLMQIEAPYKQIPNGYGIIPDVAIVPTIEDRKQHKDPELDWILNDIKTNK
- a CDS encoding PrsW family glutamic-type intramembrane protease, whose amino-acid sequence is MNLLIFAIAPIFIVIFYIYLKDKYEKEPKRLLLYNFLLGAIVSILITIIMYYGFNIFLPITDQTSVLQQFIKAFFVVGFTEELSKYLIVLYYSQTHNEFDEPFDGIVYAVMVSMGFAATENIFYVLEGGITTAFLRALTAVPAHATFGVLMGYFMGKAKFSKNKIILNLAGLLLAILFHGTYDFFLFIDFIPGVWIGAFISLFIGVLLSRKAIKSHQLNSNFKV
- the lpdA gene encoding dihydrolipoyl dehydrogenase, which translates into the protein MNSYDVAIIGSGPGGYVAAIRCAQLGMKTAIIEKYNSLGGTCLNVGCIPSKALLDSSHHYEDAIKHFEEHGIEIPGDIKVNLEKMIARKQAVVDQTTGGIDFLMKKNNIDVYQGLGSFKDATHITISGEETIEIEAKNTIIATGSKPSSLPFINIDKERIITSTEALKLKEIPKHLIVIGGGVIGLELGQVYKRLGAEVSVVEFMDRIIPTMDSGLSKELNKVLKKQKFSINISHKVKSVERVGDEVIVKADNKKGEEIEFKGDYCLVAVGRRPYTDGLNADAAGVKLTDRGQIEVNNHLQTSASNIYAIGDVVKGAMLAHKAEEEGVFVAETLAGQKPHIDYNLIPGVVYTWPEVAAVGQTEEQLKDAGVEYKVGSFPMRALGRSRASMDLDGFVKILADKKTDEILGVHMIGARAADMIAEAVVAMEFRASAEDVSRMSHAHPTFTEAIKEAALAATDDRALHI
- the smpB gene encoding SsrA-binding protein SmpB → MQKKINIQNKKARFLYEILDKYTAGIVLTGTEIKSIRSSKASIAESFCEFNEKGELFVINATIEEYAFGNYYNHRPKAERKLLLNKRELKKLHKEVQNSGLTIIPLRLFINEKGYAKMDIALAKGKKLFDKRETIKDRDSKRDLDRIKKNFK
- a CDS encoding threonine/serine exporter family protein, with the protein product MDVSKELIKATNLLLEIASLLMVSGANTIRVNLSINRFAAGLNFKTSCFISHKSIIMTLYQEDSTLSCTRVKNIPPHAINFSIISAISKASWGAINENWTLKQISNEIEKIRTQKRYSKLTVLIAVSFAGAGFCNIFKGDYLNMLVAFISTFIGLLVFQLTHKEKFNVYIRIFFSSFIASLCAGIGIIYNIGANPQTALATSILFLVPGVALINSFTDLLDNNIINGMVRFTTGLMTVLAIALGLFITMLIFQLN